From one Streptomyces sp. N50 genomic stretch:
- a CDS encoding response regulator transcription factor, which produces MTISVLLADDQALVRMAFRSLLDTMPDITVLGEAADGQEAVDLTRRTLPDVVLMDVRMPVMDGIEATRRITAATASRVLILTTFDLDEYAFEGLRAGACGFLLKDVVPTVLRAAIRSVASGDAVLTPRITRGLVDRFAQIAPWPHADDAGALFARLTPREKDVFHLIAAGLSNAEIAERLFLTEATVKTHITRILTKLRLRDRVQVVIFAYEHQLRPHGE; this is translated from the coding sequence ATGACGATCTCGGTCCTCCTCGCCGACGACCAGGCACTCGTCCGCATGGCCTTCCGCAGCCTCCTCGACACGATGCCGGACATCACCGTCCTCGGCGAAGCCGCCGACGGGCAGGAGGCCGTCGACCTCACGCGGCGCACGCTGCCGGACGTGGTGCTCATGGACGTACGCATGCCGGTCATGGACGGCATCGAGGCAACCCGGCGCATCACCGCCGCGACAGCCTCCCGCGTCCTGATCCTCACCACCTTCGACCTCGACGAGTACGCCTTCGAGGGCCTCCGCGCGGGAGCCTGCGGATTCCTCCTCAAGGACGTCGTCCCGACCGTGCTGCGGGCGGCGATCCGGTCCGTGGCCTCCGGCGACGCCGTCCTCACCCCGCGCATCACCCGAGGTCTCGTCGACCGCTTCGCCCAGATCGCCCCGTGGCCCCACGCGGACGACGCCGGTGCCCTCTTCGCCCGACTGACACCCCGCGAGAAGGACGTGTTCCACCTCATCGCCGCCGGCCTGTCGAACGCCGAGATCGCGGAGCGCCTCTTCCTCACCGAGGCCACGGTCAAGACCCACATCACCCGCATCCTCACCAAACTGCGGCTCCGCGACCGTGTGCAGGTCGTGATCTTCGCCTACGAACATCAGCTGCGCCCGCACGGCGAGTAG
- a CDS encoding Rieske 2Fe-2S domain-containing protein, which translates to MTVDDSPDTQPPVRSRRRPMGEPGRQDWKSWPHYDAAGAGFRGYWYPVTWSSQITADPLPFTICGEKITLIRDGGTAYALHNRCPHRGVPLSEGDQQFPGTISCPYHGWTFDLPTGKLAAVITDGPGCRLTGKVSVRTYPVEERLGMVWVYIPLADEEPHSIDSQLPEELVENAFVMGGRIDPRSGNWRFACENGFDEGHAKYLHRTALWRLFKPMPTWNITRVVPKGRWIFRVQDEVYWEADFPGVGRWTNKRWWKAQPPKETFNIGNTGKPDKVNPTIEAQEFPGFASLSMPGVLRIAYPNFIHYEFYVPVDEDNHRYVGVMVNFTEGWDTLRFYAKYLGAIRWLFHGQFSGQDAWMVDITDAPPEKLYRPDISLTAWRNLSEEEYGKKLAGTDTGTVSDEKKA; encoded by the coding sequence ATGACGGTCGACGACTCTCCCGACACCCAGCCACCGGTCCGGAGCCGCCGCAGACCCATGGGTGAGCCCGGCCGCCAGGACTGGAAGTCGTGGCCGCACTACGACGCGGCGGGCGCGGGCTTCCGCGGCTACTGGTACCCGGTGACCTGGTCGAGCCAGATCACGGCCGACCCGCTCCCGTTCACGATCTGCGGCGAGAAGATCACCCTGATCCGGGACGGCGGCACAGCCTACGCGCTGCACAACCGCTGCCCGCACCGCGGCGTCCCGCTCTCCGAGGGCGACCAGCAGTTCCCGGGCACGATCAGCTGCCCGTACCACGGCTGGACCTTCGACCTGCCCACCGGCAAGCTCGCCGCCGTCATCACCGACGGCCCCGGCTGCCGCCTCACCGGCAAGGTCTCGGTGCGGACGTACCCGGTCGAGGAGCGCCTCGGCATGGTGTGGGTGTACATCCCCCTCGCCGACGAGGAACCGCACTCCATCGACTCGCAGTTGCCCGAGGAACTCGTCGAGAACGCCTTCGTGATGGGCGGCCGGATCGACCCGCGCAGCGGCAACTGGCGCTTCGCCTGCGAGAACGGCTTCGACGAGGGACACGCCAAGTACCTGCACCGCACGGCACTTTGGCGCCTGTTCAAGCCGATGCCCACCTGGAACATCACCCGCGTCGTCCCCAAGGGCCGCTGGATCTTCCGGGTCCAGGACGAGGTCTACTGGGAGGCGGACTTCCCCGGCGTCGGCCGCTGGACCAACAAACGCTGGTGGAAGGCCCAGCCGCCGAAGGAGACCTTCAACATCGGCAACACGGGCAAGCCGGACAAGGTCAACCCGACGATCGAGGCCCAGGAGTTCCCCGGCTTCGCGTCCCTGTCGATGCCGGGCGTACTGCGCATCGCGTACCCGAACTTCATCCACTACGAGTTCTACGTCCCCGTCGACGAGGACAACCACCGCTATGTCGGCGTGATGGTCAACTTCACCGAGGGCTGGGACACCCTGCGTTTCTACGCCAAGTACCTCGGTGCGATCCGCTGGTTGTTCCACGGCCAGTTCTCCGGCCAGGACGCCTGGATGGTCGACATCACCGACGCGCCCCCGGAGAAGCTCTACCGCCCCGACATCTCGCTGACCGCCTGGCGGAACCTCAGCGAGGAGGAGTACGGCAAGAAGCTCGCCGGCACCGACACCGGCACCGTTTCCGACGAGAAGAAGGCATGA
- a CDS encoding ABC transporter ATP-binding protein: MTEVVETARSKVRGAALCADGVGIRFDSFQAVRDISLDIAAGEFLCLLGPSGCGKSTLLSAMAGFVTVDEGSLSVGGTRITGPDPELGMVFQSSEALFDWMTVRQNVAYGPRMRGASRAEQAKLADEYLGLVGLRHCADRFPGQLSGGMRQRVQIARVLANEPGVVLMDEPFGALDAQTRQVMQEETDRIWRASGCTVVFVTHDIDEAILLADRIAVMTAGPAASVKSVYPVDLPRPRDEDDPAAVELRRQLRADIGEEVRKSLRDQGLDAPSPETEEDAR, encoded by the coding sequence ATGACGGAGGTCGTGGAGACCGCCCGGTCGAAGGTCCGTGGCGCCGCCCTGTGCGCGGACGGCGTCGGCATCCGCTTCGACTCCTTCCAGGCCGTCCGGGACATCTCCCTCGACATAGCCGCCGGTGAGTTCCTGTGTCTCCTCGGCCCGAGCGGCTGCGGCAAGTCCACGCTGCTGTCGGCGATGGCCGGCTTCGTGACCGTGGACGAGGGCAGCCTCAGCGTCGGCGGGACCCGGATCACCGGCCCCGACCCGGAGTTGGGCATGGTCTTCCAGAGCAGCGAGGCCCTCTTCGACTGGATGACGGTCCGTCAGAACGTGGCCTACGGCCCGCGCATGCGCGGCGCCTCACGCGCCGAACAGGCGAAACTGGCCGACGAATACCTCGGCCTGGTCGGCCTACGCCACTGCGCGGACCGCTTCCCGGGCCAACTCAGCGGTGGTATGCGCCAACGCGTCCAGATCGCGAGGGTGTTGGCCAACGAACCCGGCGTAGTCCTGATGGACGAACCCTTCGGCGCACTCGACGCGCAGACCCGGCAGGTCATGCAGGAGGAGACCGACCGCATCTGGCGTGCCTCGGGCTGCACCGTCGTCTTCGTCACCCACGACATCGACGAGGCGATCCTGCTGGCCGACCGCATCGCCGTGATGACGGCGGGCCCGGCGGCCTCGGTGAAGTCCGTCTACCCCGTCGACCTGCCCAGGCCGCGCGACGAGGACGACCCGGCCGCCGTCGAACTCCGCCGCCAACTCCGGGCGGACATCGGCGAAGAGGTCCGCAAGTCCCTGCGCGACCAGGGCCTCGACGCCCCGTCGCCCGAGACCGAGGAGGACGCCCGATGA
- a CDS encoding zinc-binding alcohol dehydrogenase family protein, which produces MTTAKSRALVLESFGSLPRLVERPVPEPRPGHTLVRMRAAQVGHLDLNVVDGKFGILPDLPAVPGTTGCGVVLASDTHPEGSLVRLGGKALGLRRDGCWAEHALVPDAAAEAVEEGTDPALACSWFSPVGTAWAAVHAVAQVQPGERVLVTGAAGAVGAMTVQVAARAGAEVIGVVGRPAKLTHVPAPAKSVLASDLSAESVGGPVDVVVDTVGGPVLRDALPLVRPRGRVALVGYTAGRELTVDLADFLLADVSLLPVNLMTRGKEIAADAEGLLAELRSGELTLEIERHGIEGLTEAVRRLRSGEAVGKVVLELG; this is translated from the coding sequence GTGACGACCGCCAAGTCCCGCGCCCTGGTCCTGGAGAGCTTCGGCTCGCTGCCCCGCCTGGTGGAGCGGCCGGTGCCGGAACCCCGCCCCGGCCACACCCTCGTACGGATGCGGGCGGCCCAGGTCGGCCACCTCGATCTGAACGTCGTGGACGGCAAGTTCGGCATCCTCCCCGACCTGCCGGCCGTACCGGGCACCACAGGATGCGGGGTCGTCCTCGCCTCGGACACCCACCCCGAGGGTTCCCTTGTCCGGCTCGGCGGCAAGGCCCTCGGCCTGCGCCGCGACGGCTGTTGGGCGGAGCACGCGCTGGTGCCGGACGCCGCCGCGGAGGCCGTGGAGGAGGGCACGGACCCTGCGCTGGCGTGCAGTTGGTTCTCGCCGGTGGGCACGGCGTGGGCGGCGGTGCACGCGGTCGCGCAAGTCCAGCCGGGGGAGCGGGTGTTGGTGACCGGCGCGGCGGGCGCGGTCGGGGCGATGACGGTGCAGGTCGCCGCGCGGGCCGGGGCCGAGGTGATCGGGGTCGTCGGACGCCCGGCCAAGCTCACCCACGTGCCGGCCCCCGCGAAGTCCGTCCTGGCCTCCGACCTGTCCGCCGAGTCCGTGGGCGGCCCGGTCGACGTGGTCGTCGACACGGTCGGCGGCCCGGTCCTGCGCGACGCGCTTCCGCTGGTCCGACCCCGGGGCCGGGTCGCGCTCGTCGGCTACACCGCCGGCCGCGAACTCACCGTCGACCTCGCGGACTTCCTGCTCGCCGACGTGTCCCTGCTGCCGGTGAACCTGATGACGCGGGGCAAGGAGATCGCGGCCGATGCGGAGGGGCTGTTGGCGGAACTGCGGTCCGGGGAGCTGACGTTGGAGATCGAGAGGCATGGCATCGAGGGGTTGACGGAGGCTGTGCGGCGGCTGCGGAGTGGGGAGGCGGTGGGGAAGGTGGTGCTGGAACTGGGGTGA
- a CDS encoding ABC transporter permease: MTVATAAATGSAETRKRQARATTGRLRALGMYTLSVLVGLAVWQLLATAYGSSLVASPSETLSAARQLASDGTLTNSIIASSRRILIGWGLGVLVGAPVGLLVGQVPVVRQLLEPYIEFFRFIPPVAFVTLAVVWLGIGESSKVVLIFYTAVFIVTVNTSAGVMAVSESKLRAARNLGANRRQILRSIVLPSTVPHIVTGARLAMGNSFLTIVSAEIVASQVGLGSLIWTSRNYGRIDWVFVGIITLGILGFVFDRVLRIVASRVLRRYGVKL; encoded by the coding sequence ATGACCGTCGCGACGGCCGCCGCCACCGGAAGCGCGGAGACCAGGAAACGCCAGGCCCGGGCGACCACGGGCCGCCTGCGCGCACTCGGCATGTACACCCTGTCCGTCCTCGTCGGCCTCGCCGTCTGGCAACTGCTGGCGACGGCCTACGGCTCCTCGCTGGTCGCCTCGCCGAGCGAAACCCTCAGCGCGGCACGGCAGTTGGCGTCGGACGGCACGCTGACCAACTCGATCATCGCCTCCAGCCGCCGCATCCTGATCGGCTGGGGACTCGGCGTCCTCGTCGGGGCACCGGTGGGACTGCTCGTCGGACAGGTCCCGGTGGTGCGCCAACTCCTGGAGCCCTACATCGAGTTCTTCCGCTTCATCCCGCCGGTCGCCTTCGTGACCCTGGCGGTGGTGTGGCTCGGCATCGGCGAGTCGTCGAAGGTCGTCCTGATCTTCTACACGGCCGTCTTCATCGTCACGGTCAACACCAGCGCCGGTGTCATGGCGGTGAGCGAGTCCAAGCTGCGCGCGGCCCGGAACCTGGGCGCGAACCGCCGCCAGATCCTGCGGAGCATCGTGCTGCCCTCGACCGTGCCCCACATCGTCACCGGCGCCCGCCTCGCCATGGGCAACAGCTTCCTGACCATCGTCTCCGCCGAGATCGTCGCCTCCCAGGTCGGTCTCGGCTCGCTGATCTGGACCTCCCGCAACTACGGGCGGATCGACTGGGTCTTCGTCGGCATCATCACCCTGGGAATCCTCGGGTTCGTCTTCGACCGCGTCCTGCGGATCGTCGCGTCCCGCGTACTGCGTCGATACGGAGTCAAGTTGTGA
- a CDS encoding ABC transporter substrate-binding protein gives METRSTTRHPLAGPTALAVALLTLTACGAGTTDSAAGSGSGKNAAGPTIRIGVGIDASYAPFFLADAKGLWAKHGVNVQLVQFGQGSEGVNNLVAGQVQLSGNSDTTTISMLPQDPDLRSLLVYEQSGKYLKVVLGQKVKSPSQIRKMAVAPGLSELAATRFLESKNIDPKSVKFVTADPPEIPALMQKGDVDAYVLWEPWPTKGVAQGGHILENTGAYGLSYSQWLLTSAAWLKANPDTATKVAETLQEAARLTESDPKAAADATEKAVKVPAAQTLTAIKEIDFGTRDFTDTDLKGYADTAKFFVDSGKVKAQPDVTTAVQRGWFTQHLKGTS, from the coding sequence ATGGAGACACGGTCCACGACACGCCACCCCCTCGCAGGCCCCACCGCCCTCGCCGTCGCACTCCTCACGCTCACCGCGTGCGGCGCGGGCACCACCGACTCGGCCGCGGGCTCCGGCTCCGGCAAGAACGCCGCGGGCCCCACGATCCGCATCGGCGTCGGCATCGACGCCTCGTACGCGCCCTTCTTCCTCGCCGACGCGAAAGGCCTCTGGGCCAAGCACGGAGTGAACGTCCAGCTGGTCCAGTTCGGGCAGGGCAGCGAGGGCGTCAACAACCTCGTCGCCGGCCAGGTCCAGCTGTCCGGCAACTCCGACACCACCACGATCAGCATGCTGCCCCAGGACCCGGACCTGCGTTCCCTGTTGGTCTACGAGCAGTCCGGCAAGTACCTCAAGGTCGTCCTCGGCCAGAAGGTCAAGTCCCCTTCGCAGATACGCAAGATGGCCGTGGCCCCCGGACTCTCCGAACTCGCGGCCACCCGCTTCCTGGAGTCGAAGAACATCGACCCGAAGTCGGTCAAGTTCGTCACCGCCGACCCGCCCGAGATCCCGGCCCTGATGCAGAAGGGCGACGTCGACGCGTACGTCCTGTGGGAACCCTGGCCCACCAAGGGCGTCGCGCAGGGCGGGCACATCCTGGAGAACACCGGTGCCTACGGCCTGAGTTACTCCCAGTGGCTGCTCACCAGCGCGGCCTGGCTGAAGGCCAACCCGGACACCGCCACCAAGGTCGCCGAGACCCTTCAGGAGGCGGCCCGGCTCACCGAGAGCGACCCGAAGGCCGCTGCCGACGCGACCGAGAAGGCCGTGAAGGTCCCGGCCGCCCAGACCCTGACCGCCATCAAGGAAATCGACTTCGGCACCCGCGACTTCACCGACACGGACCTCAAGGGGTACGCGGACACGGCCAAGTTCTTCGTGGACTCCGGCAAGGTCAAGGCCCAGCCCGATGTCACGACGGCCGTCCAACGCGGTTGGTTCACCCAGCACTTGAAGGGAACATCGTGA